In Montipora foliosa isolate CH-2021 chromosome 9, ASM3666993v2, whole genome shotgun sequence, the DNA window tgttgtaaaatttcttgcttgcctgcctctcctaggattgttgaacatctgaaaaatggtacaattgcccatttttaaaggatttttaccctaaaaaggtcacctggAATTCTTGGGAGCCttttcccagggtcctctcttccttcctcgaggaaggaccctgggaacgaggttgttccAAGCGGTGACTCGAGATTGAAATcagcttttgttttatttcatcgttgtttctgatacctttagcacgaagtcaacaaatttcctctttcgatttcaTTTCCAACATGTTCgactgttttcgtcggattgcgccatcaagtgcaggacttgcgaatgacgtcatcccctttttggcgcgagacgcaaaATAAGACCTTGCAAGCGCGAGACCAGTCGACCTCTCGCAACTTCGTCGCTCGCAAAtccacttcgcgtacgaaaaatcacgattcgctcgccaaaacattttctcctgggattatcgtgaggtcgacttgtggctagggtcgtttttcagctctaaATTAAGTAAAAACAACCACGTTGCCTCCAGCAACCGACCATAAGGTAATAATCAGTAAAAAACAACTTTTGCCCAAAAAATTTCATTGTGGCGATGATCTCAAGTAAATAATACACCTTTTAAGCCACTAAAAAAATGTGAAGGCTGTTGAAAATTTTTCCATCTTAACGGTATCCTACCACCTTAATTactaggctagtttcgaattgtgcagcaacaaaagaacagtgtCGAGGTTCAGGAGAATAATTAgcatattgtattgttcaaaacaaaggaaaatgcaaattattcccctgaacctcgactctgttcttttgttgctgcacaattcgaaactagcctgtCAATTAattagagttaactgaatagagtgtagtgtgaagtgctagatttcaatcccatatgaaccatgtgagcgttagccctactgatggaaatgggcccacacaaggacagagaaaaactctgagcagggtggaaattgaacccacgaccttcgggttagatctccgccgctctaccgactgagctacaaggtgtcagacgggagcaggccgtgggaactgaagatgttaaagtcacggcaatgaacatgtacaagtacaaggaaaggttacgtttatacaaacgttggccgtgtagcacttgtattttaaacagagttaactgaatagagtgtagtgtgaagtgctagatttcaatcccatatgaaccatgtgagcgttagccctactgatggaaatgggcccacacaaggacagagaaaaactctgagcagggtggaaattgaaccctcgtgggtttaaaatacaagtgctacacggccaacgtttgtataaacgtaacctttccttgtacttgtacatgttcattgccgtgactttaacatcttcagttcccacggcctgctcccgtctgacaccttgtagctcagtcggtagagcggcggagatctaacccgaaggtcgtgggttcaatttccaccctgctcagagtttttctctgtccttgtgtgggcccatttccatcagtagggctaacgctcacatggttcatatgggattgaaatctagcacttcacactacactctattcagttaactctgtttaaaatacaagtgctacacggccaacgtttgtataaacgtaacctttccttgtacttgtacatgttcattgccgtgactttaacatcttcagttcccacggcctgctcccgtctgacaccttgtagctcagtcggtagagcggcggagatctagcccgaaggtcgtgggttcaatttccaccctgctcagagtttttctctgtccttgtgtgggcccatttccatcagtagggctaacgctcacatggttcatatgggattgaaatctagcacttcacactacactctattcagttaactctgtttaaaatacaagtgctacacggccaacgtttgtataaacgtaacctttccttgtcaattaattaattaaagaaggGGTCGTTTCTCtatattgcgtgacaaaacacgatcGACTCCGCTAGCAATTTAGTGTGCTCCATTATCTTTCAATACGATTCGTATTATAATATCTTTCGTCCATAACCCGCACTTaaaaatacacatttctttccTTCAATGGTCCTTTCACGGGAGCAAATTGAACCGCTCCAAActgtggcttcatggctcagcttcatggctcagttggtagagccgGAATCGCCGTTGAATGCGCATTCAGAGAGCTTCATCAcaactttctttttaaatggTGTTCAGTAAAGTTGACTCCATAAATAACAGGATGCACATTTTATTCGGTACCCGTTTTTGCAAAGAAATAAGACGGATATATTAAATATATGCTTTAAAGTCTGTCAGCTACATCTCTGTGAAATTACATTCAAAAACAAGACGAGGGAGAGACAGCGTTTCCGTTTCGTGCTCAATACATGCATACTCTTTTTCAGTGCTTAAGAAATAAAGTTGAGGTTAAAGCATTCCAAGCTCTCCCAAAAACacatcatttttttgttttaatatagCACTCAGTTAATGTATTACCGTACAAGTAATAAGACAGTTCTTAGACAAGAAGTAGTCGCCATAAAAGGTACGACTACTTATAGATATAAGTAGTCGTACTTTTTACCTCTAGCTGTCTACGAAGCTATCATCTTAGGCTCTTCAGCGAATTTGAATGGGCACAGTTAGTATCACGATTATCAATAAGTAGACCAACGAATTTATCTGAACACTTAAATCTCCCCTCTTTTCCTCGCGGCTTATTAGCAATTTACCGCTGTGGATAACAAGGACTCTTCTGCGGTGAAACACGGGCTGatgaaaaacgaactcagtaTCACTTGCATGGGGAGCGCATGTGAAACGAGCCTCACGGCAGCGTTTTATTTCATCATGCAGTACGTTTGCAcgtgttaattttaaaatttactaTAATGTTAATTTAAGTCTAGAGCCCCTAGAAAGGGACCAGGTCACTATCCCGATGAAGTAAGAAAATTTGTAAGAAGCATAACAAGCATTACTAGTTTTGACACCAACATTTTGTCAGCTATAGATAGGGAGAATACACTGCaactagagaaaaattaggtagGTTTTTTGGTTCCTATTTTGAGTAAGTTTCAATTTCTGATACGTTAAGGGAactaacgaaaaaaaaaagatttcaaaaacCAGCCACTTTTTCGATTCTGCTTAATACCAATTCTGTACACGACAATGACGCAGCGTGATTACACGTTTTTCTTGTCCGCGTTGTATGCTGGTGGTGCATATGGTGGAGGAGGCTACAAAAAAGATAAAGCAAAATGGTAAACGAACTCATCATctgaaaaaaaaggtttaaatcAGTAGCTCTAAGTATAGACATAGACGTGCATTTgccccgccttttttttcccccaCATACAAACCTAATttcaataaacaacttaatttCAATAAACTGATCTCACTTAACCCTTTGCAGTTCTCTGTACATTCAATGAATAACTTAGTACTGTAATTACAACATAAATCACCATTACCTGCGGTGCAGGAACAAAGACATTTTGTCCTGTGTTGTATGCTTCCCTTGCTTTTGCATCTGTTCACGAAATTCTCATGTTAATAGCAACATGCAACATTTTACCGGTGTGAAAAACAATAGTGAACATTATCTGAGGAATATCGCCATCATGGTTGTGAACAGAATGGATACGCCACAGTCAGGTGTGAAACTTTATGACTAAGCATAACGCAACTTACAACTTCAGGGCCAAACTGGGAGACAAAAACCAGTTACTCCATGCAGCCCAAGTAGTATCGTTTGTAGTGTTAAGTACCAATCTGCACTATTTAAGCCTCGGAACTCGTTCGAGAATGGTTAGTTATTTATGACCGTGAAGGATGACATTTTATATACACACAGAATCTTCACCTCGCCAACTTAACGCAATGTTATGTAGTTGTCATAAAGTGTCACACCTGACGGTAGCATATCCATTCTACAGTAGTCACAACCTCGCCATCATTTGTCTTTCAGCGTTACCCAGAATCCCCACAGGGATGCAGACAGGAAGCAAAGTGTTTGCTGTCCCTTGAGACTGTCCCTTGTTACTGTAGgttcttaaagtggtactacgaccaaaaaaaattttgtttttcctttggatttcaaaactatgttaactaaacactaacttacccaagttttaagtttttattttataaagacacctgtttatttttgctggaattttcttatttattggtccgccgttactaactttaaaatcttgagagagctgggtcgaggagaaaatgacgtcaaacactcactagtttaagaatgcaatgcgtgtgtacgcggccgaattaatatgcggcacgggagtttcgggctttcagagttttcaacccgtgttttgcatatataataaattgcgtttacacgctgaaattttaagctagtgagtaaatgacgtcactttccctagatccaaccctctgaggtccaatcggccagttttgaacgtgagtaatggcggaccatgaaatccaaaacttacactcaaaataaacagcctttggataaaactcaaagctcaaaatttgccagttaggtgttaagcgaacacgctttcaaaatctgaagaaaaaaaggaaatgattttttgatcatagtaccactttaagaggTAATTCCCATTACAGTAGGAGTTTTAACCTACAACCGTTGAGACTGAGGGGCTCGGGGTATTTCCATGATACcaggacgaactcagaccggtatgaacttGTACTGGTATGAACTGTTGCAACCGTTTACACGAAACCGGGACGAAATGATATCTTTCGTTGAAGAAATATATTGCTGACCCAAAAGCAGACAAGCTTGAAATTCctggacccggtctgagattCGGGTCGGTACAAGAGTTTCTCATCTTGGTCCAGCAACCGACACGAAGTCAGGCCGGTCTCATGCAAACGCAAAAAATAATGTATGGAAGCCGATACGAACTCACGTCAGTCTGAGTTCGTCCAGGTCCCATGTAAATACTCCCTGAGATGAAGGCACATTATCTTAGGTTTATCGTGAGGGGGTGGTCTTTTGGTAAGAGGAAATTTTCATATCGGCTTAGTCTTGGGAGGAATACCTGGCACTTATAAACACCTATTGGAGCAAACAGCAAGAGAGATTCATGGAGAGATTCATTTACAACAAATATCGGCAACAATACCACGTTCTTACCCGGTCCATAGGTGTAACCTGAGTATCCTTCAGTGGGTGCTGGTGGTGGTGCAGATGGAGCAGCCTGACCAGGGTATGGAGGGGGATACTCCTTAAAAGTCACAGAAGacaagagaaccaacacaagGCAGTTGACTGTTAAGAAGTATAATGGGTTAGCGGAGCAGAAGAATTTAGAATAGCATCTGTCTAATGTCAATAGGCCTTTTTGTCAGGTACATTTGTAGCAttataaaacaaaaactaaacaatgcatgtacagtaaatgGTAGCTGCTTTAGACTCGTTGCATCCTCTTTTCTCAAACTGGCCACATAAATGTGTCCAAGGTAAGACATACACTGCTGTGTATTCCATTTGATTGAGTTCTGTATAAACTTACATGTGGCTGGTACGGTGGTGGCTGTCCCACAACACCAtctgaaaaaataaacaaacaatgtAAACGAGAAATATATGTGCAGCATCACTTGGCCAGTGCATGAAAAGAATCACTGCTAAAGACCATGTAATAATGtcaaaatatttctgtgaaatacTGTTGATCTGAGTTTGTAATAAAAACTTATCTTTtatcaataattaacaatagcATGTACTGGTAATAATAGAACTGTTAACACAATACCTGGGGGTGGATAAGCAGGATATACCCCTGGGGGTGGTGGTGAGTAAAAAGGCTGTCCTGAAACTCCATAATAACCTGCTTGTGGTTGGTATCCATTGTTGTATGTGTAGCCATTTCTGTTGACAAACACAGGGTGCCCAAGAGCTGGGGGAGGAGGTTGAGAGCCTGGCCTGTGGGCTAACCAAATGGAAATagttgaaagaaagaaagaaaatggttGAATGTTAGAAGGCAAAACCGCAAATTCATTATTTTCAAACAACTGCCATATCAGAAGCACAGTATTGACTCTACAAGACTGTTTCACATAAAAGCTAGGTCACAATACAttacaaaacaccaattacATGCTACACTGTAAATGTATCCAAGATGCAGTCACGATGGTGATGTaataggtcaccatggcaacgggagagccctacaaaaactacctatattttgtctttaaatgctcAAAATTAAACTCAAAAGTTATCTGAACTctctcccattttttattgccaaAACTTTTTCCACTTGTTAACGTaactctgaatctgctccaaagAATTTAAGCTATTTTTAGGAAGAGTTTCACCTTAACCTGCTCATCACTTTCTCGCATGAAAACAGAGGATTTCACCGCATTCGTcattaagatataagcaaaataTAGCATGCTTTTCAATAGCTATCCTGTTgatatggtaacctattatgtCATCATACTGagtgcattttgttaagcaacgATTATTATTCTGGCTCATAATAGGCTAGGACTGGTAGTTTGGTGATGCTTTTTGAGAAATCGGCCATCATGTTCCCATACTGTGATGAGTTCATTTTTTGAGTGGGGCTTAACATAACGTTCAAGTCTCTCCCAGTAGCTTCTTAACTTATGCTGTTGTTCTGCTGTTAGGTCTCAGCTGTTGAATAACTCTATTCTGTGTTCCCCAGACCAACACAAAAAGTGTTTCCACTGGATTTCTTTGTTAATTTTCGCCATAGGACCAGTAAATAGCAGTTCACACCTTTTATTTCACATTTTAAAACCGCTGTATAGGTTTAATATCGTCTGTGGTCGAATCCATAGAAGGACCTTTGTCGATAAGTGAAGAggccattttttaattttattattattttttgaaataaattttaattttaatttgtatttgCAAAACACATAACTCcttacattacttacaatacaGATCCCTTACACCACTGACATTACAATAGCTCTACTTTCAGGGCGATACTTACATTACTTATATTACAATACTTACTCTACTTACAATAGAACACATTACATCATTTattgacaaaaattaataattttttcatcggTTTCCACTTACTTAAAATTTTTTCTTGATGAGTTAAGTCACATGCAAATTTTTCAATATTATAATGAAACTTAAGGTAGCTTTGTACCCCAGGGTTACATCCCTCCATTTTGCATTTATATAAATTATGAAGAACTTGACTACTAAAATAATACAATTAATCAAATTTTTACAAGGCATACAGtttgtatacaccttattccaaaatgggcgccatttaaatattcttttatttttattcaaattagcccgtgatgcctcgttcttaagcttaaaattcaaaagaatattttatcttgaacgaggcaacaagggccaatttgtatgcacATAAATCagctgccattttggaataaggtgtatagccTAAAGATAACAGATTCAAGGGAAAATTCTATTTCAATTTCTGTTACCAACCCAATCCAATTTGCGAGGGCGCTCCAGAGAGGGAATACCCGGTCGCAGTACCAAAAGAGGTGCTCTAAGGTTTCAGGTTTACTATCGCAAAAAACGCCTCAGCCttcttcggcttcagcagataacacaaacttttggccttgataattatcgctaacatgctcaacctcatccaataattgttaaatgtacCACGTCTTATAAAACACAGGTTTATTTTCTACCTTAATAAAAACATTATTCCATAGTGGCCGTGACAGAAGGTCACTGGCTTCTACAGTTTCCTGAACACACCATGCCCATGATTCAACTGCATTCCTCCAAGAAAGTATTTTCCACAAAAGAACAAGCGAAGAGGCCATTTTGACTGTTTACTCGAATGCCGAAGCGCACACAGTTCACTCTGTCACTTTCACCAGTGTACTGATTTATATTTTAGTCAGCCGAGACAAATGATGTCCTTAGTTTGTCAATCCTGCTTCTGACACTATGTAAAGAATTGAGTGGGTCCATAACAAATCCATTAATGCTGGTTTCAAGCTTTAGGCTTTCCCATTTCGACATGCACTTCTTGTTAAAAGCTGTGCGCAAACGTGAGATCCGCTAACATTACCATTTTaacaaacaaaagaccaaatcacaaaaacaaactGTTCTGGAATTATCTGGCATGATATCTAATCTTTGTGACTTTATCAGTGTTCATGTATAACGGTGGATCAAGAACACAGCACATGTAGATTCTGTCTCTGAAATTGGGATGGTTATTCTTTTCATTAAAATACTATGATCatttaaaaatgacaaaatgaagTAGCATTTGTTTTAGTCACAATGCATAAGAATTTGTTTGAGATGGTTTCAAATTGTTATTGAGACTGGAAGCTCAGATTTGTTTCCTTATATATGGAGAAAAGCAATATATCTTTCACCTGTTCTTGTTGTTAGTAAGATTCTTTATTTTTGGACTAATGTGTGGCTCTAGTCTTTCTAAAATGGTGATTGATTCAGGACAAAATAACATACCGGTACATGTAATGCACGCTGAGTCTATAGCACAAATTTACCAGTAAGTTATATAGCCGTTCTTCACACAAAAGGAAAACAATTATCAAATTGACTATCAAGCATTCAATGCCCTTGCAAATTATTTACATTCCATATTTGGGAATCACATCTTGTACCCAGTCTGAAACTGCCAACAGGACAACGAAGTGAATGAACAGTACAAGGATCATGTTTAATAAATTAAAGCACTAAAATATGCCTAGTTCCAGAAACATTCCACCATGTATAGCTTCTCATCAAATACCCCAAAATTAATAGCTCTACATGTATTGTTTGAAGGTCAGCTAATGGAGCAAAATTTACCGGGACATATGGGGCCACTGACCGGAGATAATCACAGCTTCATAGGGGCCCATGAGGGCTCCTTGAATAGAAAATAGGTTGCCAGATGAACAATTTAGGCACCCGTTAGGCAACAGCCTGAGTGACATTAATTTCATATGATCATGACTACCTAGGTTGCCAGGGTTTTTTTCTCTCGAGTGACAGAATCGGCGGAATCCACTCTCCATTTCATGACTAGCCATTCTGTTGCTCTAAGCAAGTAgaaacctctggcatccagggtataTCACCATGACCAAATATAACGTAAAAAAGTTCACACTTAACACGAAAAGAGGACTCAGCTAGGATTTTACTGGAGGCAAAACCTGCTTGTGCATTTGGCGTAAGCATTTCTAGTCACTAGAATTTTCAGCTCCTTGCTTGTGCCATTTCATGAAAAGAATACCaaacaaatttttttcaaaatttactCTACCATTGCTTAAAATCCACTAATTGGCAAAAATGTGGTGTCCTTGATGCCCACAGACAATTACATAACTTTCTTACCACTTGCAACAGCATGTTTGAAATGTTCAGCAAATTCTATGGCTCCCCCACTGTTAAATGTCACTTTGAATGTTCCTCTCCCTTGCCAACCACCTAAAAACCCATCACAATCACTGTAAGTTAGTCCCCAGTCTACTGTTAAGAAATTTCTCTCTGCTGCTGTACTGCACTACTGTACTACATCTGTACAATAAACAAATGCAATGAAGTACAAgacacaattgcttaaaatagAATTGTCTAGATAAGTTTGATGATTGCTTCTCTCTTTTGCCATTTTACAATGTAGCTTATTTGCTTGTCCTTTAAAAGGAACAAGAAAGaattcaaatttttattttaaaataacagTTTTATTGTCGCCTCTTGCTTTGAAGATATCAGACTCTCCTGCTAGAAATAGGCATGCATTGCGTACGTAAGGTAGTGCAGTAACTCGACAGTGCTTTATTTCCTAACTTTCAATTTggctgcattttgtttttcagctgGGTATTCATGTTGTTAGCTCTActagtacacaatattgttttggtattgtaaatCATTTTTGTGCCTTGGCCCTTGTGCCtacgtaaatagccccctgaaaagacatgtggtttctagaaaaaacaaaacacagaaagattgaagaaaataaaagggaatctaATGACATtgggaagagagagagagagaaatttTATTTATCTGTTAAAACATGATGTTCATCAGACGAATGCAGTAGTTTGTCTCTACAGCATGGAATATTTTGcgcttgaaaaaagaaaacggaaGAAAGTTTGAACTTCACAGTGGATGGAAATCATTAGTCCACTGTATACATAGCCTGTGTTTCCATAGGTTCCAAGCAAGAAATAAATtgttaccgtatttacccgtgtataagtcgaccttttgtggcctcaaaagaagctccaaaaattgccctcgacttatacatgggtcaaagatttcgagcgaagttccagctaaataatttattcaaaattaacatcattAATAAAATGATAATGTGGTCTTTGGGCATaacgcctctgagctgacaacggtcggaatcgtagtgtgcagccttgacttcgtcttagaacattgaaaacactgaaaacacagaattcccgaaacggtgtaataagctccaaaaggcacaagaatacaccagaggtgagtcatttttattcactttattgaatgaaagttaaattgagcattttttaggctttataatcgacggtatttaatttcccatacaaagtcttataacgcgtttaaatttttaatggctgtctgtagtgaagcgagcttgggctgcctatggtgttgcctgaaaatgctggttggtaatgattgtttttcattctttatacaaacctagatgatttaaatgcttttggaaactttgtattgtttggtttatgagttttgtttcatttgccatgtgagaaattataagtcaagcaccaattaaaccttgcacatttcgcatcgtttttgaagttattttcaaagattgactcctgcttctgtgatgttgtgcttatcctctaaagccctttatccttgaacaacgaaacaggttagtttgaggtttacatgttcgattttctgagaactttttcgaaattcaaggacaaaatgcccgcacatacaacaacccctgaaccacaaaactatttaAAAGTGCTTGAGGCCCTTAATCTTTTGtgaatccacagttccagaaatcgaagaatgcaagattagtatcccatgaacatttagcaaagaaattaagaaatttctttattgccatcaaaaatggggggtcgacttatacatgggattgacctatacacgggtaaatacggtaagaatttaaaaattgccatcagcaaaaaatttgcaacaagaaaacaacaaattttgtGCCACAAATATAAAAAGTTGCCATAAGCTGCAAAagtaaatcacaaaattgaaagtgacaGATTTCAGCAGCCTACCTTAATTACGTGTTCCTAACAACTCTGACAAAGGGATGGCAAGACACCAGGTTTTTGtttgtgttaatttttttttgtttcaagttttatgAAGTTAGACAGTAAATCAGATTCTGTAAATTCAACACACAGATCACAATCATCCAACCCTTGAGGTTGAACATTGTTTctgcaagtaaaaaaaaattcacacgAGGACGAGGTTATTTTTCACCAGGTAAATCCATGGTTCTggaaataaaagctgctttattatttatcagcATCACAAAATCTTGcagattttggggctcatttgttgaaattcaaccACTCTTCCAATAGATctaaacctgtttatttttgtgatttatgcaGGTGCTGCGGGCTTATTTGCCACTACAGACTTACACTCTCACACTCATACACTCTTACAATCCAGTAACACAGTGTGCACTGCACCTACAGTACACAAAAAGTGATGAAGAAGCAAACCCTTTCATTATAATAGGGTGAATCATATTAAATTACAGGATGCAAAATGAAATTATAATACCATAGAAATATCATGTTTTTAAATATGGTAAGACTATCTTTGAGATTTTAAATTATGTTGTtaatcagggctcgaaattaatgaaaaaatccagtcgcaatttgcGATAAGATACAAAGATtaagtcgcaatttcgcaaattttagtcgcaaaatcgccgcgtTGCaatgtgttgtcagcggtttagcaaaaaatatgagcccgcaatacttgtgtgtaaagaaaccgctaaaaatggcgaatgatcgaaggaatggagctgtgcacgtaacatcgcagctaaattactcaacaataacattacactatcttcagagaaatttcacagcgagaaacaaaataattttgtgatttatttattttagcaaaagtagcagcaaagtggcaactgctaacccttttgtttcgaaagagcgaaggtgacaacaagtcgcaaatttgcgacttctccagataatttagtcgcaaagggtaaaatttagttgcaaatgcgactgtattggtcgcaatttcgagccctgttaaTACTTGTAGCTTTGATCTCAATTTCAATGTGCTATGAAAGCCACTACAATGGGAAAATAAAATGGCAAGTTTCTTATAGTCCATATCTTGAAAGAAAGTATGGTAAATGTACATAATAGTGACCACTAATATAGTGATGATTAAGGTTTGTGTGCTGGTACATAAATTTATATTAAGTGACATGTATTACTGGTAGTCTCctttccactggataaatcacttttCCTTACTGCTTTACATGCAACTTTCACTGTACTGGTATTGATTACagaaaaaaataccataattaaGTTTAATATGACTGAATCATTACCATCTGGCTCTGAAATCACATCCCCTTTCACAGAATTAGCTCCAAACATTGGCTGTTTAACCTGTAAAAGGATTCGTTCATGAAGATTACATGTATTGAAGGCCAAGCACTTACACATCACTAATAGCTTGAAAAGCATTTAAATAAGTATAACACATATTCTGGAACAATTCAAGGAATTGACCAAAGCATGCATGTTGAGCAGAAAATTGACCATGCAGACACCTTAGCCTTAACTTTAAATTCTTCCAGACATTTCAGAGAAGAACACCTATTAACAGAGATTTTTAAAGCTAAACTTAATGTATCCATTAAAAAGAACGTCAATATGCAAAgactactgaaacatttcagagaGTGTTAGTGGAAGCATGTCCACTAAAAGTTTAAAATTTCTAAACACTTTGACATGCCTTACACAGACTTAATAGCGGTTGGATAAATCTGGTGATGGCTGCTCTGTCGTATTAATTTTGCCTTGAAATTCTGAATGATTTTAATTTAAGTGAGGGGACCTTTTGTTGTGTGGACTGAATAGCTCAGGTTGGCGCTTCAACTTAAAACAGACTCAAATGCCTCTCTTCAATCCTGTGAGTATAGAGATGTTGAAGATCCTGGTAAGACCATTCTCTTGCGATCAAAAGAGAATATCCTTGAAAGAACACCATTTCTTCAAAACCAAAAGAGTGTGATTTGAGATTGCTGTTAAAGTCTGCTTCGGACAGCAAACGTCAGGGGGGATTCAAAGAATGTGCCACTGATTAAACATCATGGacacaaaaatattattttgttaacCTTCGATGCCTAAACCGGCcttactctgtttaacgccagatgattttact includes these proteins:
- the LOC137969947 gene encoding WW domain-binding protein 2-like isoform X1, with the protein product MSMNKIECNGGRLTLHGDYVVYHQDGVEFTLEGDEIPGFLKGSKKGNIFITTQKVIFAPTTASNYGSFSMNFHSVRNVEILIIGIRIPVCLKIHLHCRSFGSIPVKQPMFGANSVKGDVISEPDGGWQGRGTFKVTFNSGGAIEFAEHFKHAVASAHRPGSQPPPPALGHPVFVNRNGYTYNNGYQPQAGYYGVSGQPFYSPPPPGVYPAYPPPDGVVGQPPPYQPHEYPPPYPGQAAPSAPPPAPTEGYSGYTYGPDAKAREAYNTGQNVFVPAPQPPPPYAPPAYNADKKNV
- the LOC137969947 gene encoding WW domain-binding protein 2-like isoform X2, translated to MSMNKIECNGGRLTLHGDYVVYHQDGVEFTLEGDEIPGFLKGSKKGNIFITTQKVIFAPTTASNYGSFSMNFHSVRNVEVKQPMFGANSVKGDVISEPDGGWQGRGTFKVTFNSGGAIEFAEHFKHAVASAHRPGSQPPPPALGHPVFVNRNGYTYNNGYQPQAGYYGVSGQPFYSPPPPGVYPAYPPPDGVVGQPPPYQPHEYPPPYPGQAAPSAPPPAPTEGYSGYTYGPDAKAREAYNTGQNVFVPAPQPPPPYAPPAYNADKKNV